The window GGTTGTTCTCATTTAACATCTCATCATTTTCATGTTTTTTCtaattgtaataatataaaatttcaAAAGACCTTAAAAGTAttatgtttaaaaaattgtaataaaatatcCGATTCAAGCTTAAAACTTTTATTACATAGATTCAAAAATTTAGAAGTTGTAGATATACGTAATTGTTATAAAATTAGTCATGAAGGTATTTATCctttaaaatttaaacatacattaaaaaaattatatatggGAAATCTTACTTCATCAAATGTAACAAATTGCCATTCCAATGATTCTTTAAAAGTATTATTTAATAGtaaaaaggataatatACAATTAGATACAGTTTTAAACAATTTAATAGCCTTAGAAATAACTAATGTGAAACTATTAGATGATATATCACATCTATATATGATTGCTAATAATCTAAAGATTCTTAATTTTAAAGGTTGTCCTATTGATGATACTTCttcaaattattttcaacATTTCAAAAACTTACTTGCTCTTAATTTGTCAGAAACAAATATATCGAATCATTTACTAAATGTcgttataaaaaattcaacaaaattaaaagtACTAGATATTTCTAAAACTCCGGAAATACTTAATAGTACCATTTTGGAAATACCAAAAAAGTTGAAGCACTTGAAAAAGGTTAAGTTAGCCCACTTGCAAAACGTTGATAACTTTTGCTTGAGAGAATTTTTGAAGTACTGTAAGGATCTAACATGCATAGACTTTTCAAACTGTTGGAAAGTCAACAACACTTTTTGTAATTTAAATGGTTTGGAAATCGCCGCAggtaataaataaatgaatataaataaataaataaataaataaatatatatatatatatatataaagaaaaattacTAATActtatatgtatacatatatatatatatatatatatatatatatatataatcatttttaattttaggaaataaattaaaagacATCGGAGCCTATCAATGTTCTATTGACAGAAAATCTTGCGAAGGATGTTTCGCAGAACTTGGATGTATATCCTTACGTGTTCATGTTTataatgtaaaatataaaaaactAACCACacacatatgtatatatatatatatattaaattaattgTTGCATGCTTGGATATATctcacatatatatgtagatgctatattttatattatttttttggaaatatgtgtaaatatataaatatatatatatatatatatatatatatatatatatgttttattttttattattttttttttaatgtgTAGGAgctatttttatttgagACATCCATTTATACTGATATTAAATTACTTGAAGACgattaaattaaaaagtttttaatgtttttaattttttccacatcctgatataataaaaagaagtttattaaaatatgtatatatataatatgtatatataatatatatatatattttttttttttttttaaattaaattattttttttaatgacatatttttttttgaatatattcattttataatattaagtatataatatatatagtgcataaataaatatataaaatgttaatgtatatattatatatatatatatatatatataataaatatatattttttattttatatattatatattatatattatttttttgaagttacattatttttttttttttactgtttttttataaaatataattttttttaatatatataatatatatataatatatatatatataatatactatttagaatttttttttttttttttaaagttTAAAGtacttataaaaatatataatttattatatataataataataatatattttaatttttattaaaaaaaaaaagaggaaaattttataagaaaatataaatttttttcattatttttttcttttttttaatgttatatattaacaaaagaaaatataagaaaattaaattgatatttatatgaatgagtgaaaaatattaaacaCAAAAAGGTCAAACAATTGTTACAATAGgaattaaaagaaatatttatatattgtaataaaaaaaaaaaagaaaaaaaaaaaaaaggaaaattttaatgatgaacaattatatataaataatggCAAATGATTTAGGAGAAATATCAAATAAACAAAAGGGTTATATGGAAAATaatgagaaaaatattgaaaagaataatgaaataaataatgaagtgacatataaaatgattaatgaaataaaaaatgatattgtaagaaataatatggttaaagaaggaaataaaaatattaataaaaaacataatgagagtaatgttaatatagtaggtaataaaaaatatgaatctcatattaatatgaaaaacaaatctgatgaagaaaaatgTAAAGCATTTTTCAAACAAGAGCtttgtttaaaaaatgtattacGTAACAgatttttaaaaagtaaaaGTAATAAATGTTATGAGAATGGTAATAACAatgatatgaataataatgatgataataatgatgataataataatgatgataataataatgatgataataatgatgataataatgatgataataataatgatgataataataatgatgatgcTTTTTATACTTGTACTAATACATCTATTGATAAAGAgattaataataataatgtgaaaaataaaaaactGAAAGAATGcataaataatgaagagAAAATACCTTCTGAAGTTGAATGTGCTATATGtatgaaattattaattgTTCCTGTTACCATACCATGTGGTCATAATTTTTGTAGAGATTGTATTGAGAAAGcaaaagaatataaaaatttgtGTCCATTATGTAGATCTAATATGGGtgataaaaagaatatcAACCTTTTATTAGGAgaattaataaaacaaaaatatcCTTTAACATATTCGAAAAGGTTAGAAGAAATCGAAAATTTGAAATTagaacaagaaaaaaaagtaataaaagaaagaaTTAATGCTATTAATAATTCATCTATTATTCCAATATTTAAAGCACCATTAATATTTGGTCCATATTTCCCAGGAGAAGTttttgatataaatatttataataaacGATTTATagatttaatatattttatatctaATGAAGGTACATTTGCTATTACATCAAgcaaagaaaaaaatgatgaacAAAAGTTATATGGAATACATGTTAAAATTTtagaacaaaaaaaaagtaatcAAGTTTTCtatttaaaatgtataGCTAATTTTAGAGTactattatataacataacTCTTTTTACAGATTATGGAAATTTTGTGGGATTGCATTCTCCATTGtttgatgaaaatatatccatcaactttttaaattcttatattataaataatacaacTGTTCATACGGATAGTAcaaatattacatatggtaattataataatgagCAAGATGTTGGTTTGTCTAATAATACCAATATTGGGGGGAAGGAAAAAATTCGAgacttaaaaaaattattataccAAATTGAAGTAGAAGAagatattaatttaatttcttACTATTATGAACagtataaaaatataacaaatatgGGTGAATTTATagacaataataataataataatgatgacaataataataatgatgatgataataataatactaataatagtaataataataataataataataatagtaataataataataataatataacgAATATTGTTAAATACCATTgttgtattatattatccaaaatatgtttattatgtattaaaaatCAACTTAATCGTTTTGGAAGTGCAGGAGTTATGTTATTTAATACAAAAtttagaaatataaaattaacaTCTTCTGAACCTTCAAAGGAAGAATTAGAAAAATTTTCCTATTCTTTAAGTTGTGCTATTATTTCAAGATCTGTACTAAAGTGGAAATGGTTCAAAATTACAGATACATATGAAAGATTAGAAAGTATAACACaatatttcttaaaaaaaaaaaataaaagtattCTTGCTTTAGATAATTCAAGATCTCCATTAATACATAGATTCTTTATGTTAGATTCCATATCTTCTTCTTTAATCATacttgttttttttttaattattatttgtataaaatattttatatattaaccatataaaaatggtgatatatttttttatgtatattgAATATGGATATGTGCCCATATGTATATAagtatgtatgtatgtatgtatatatgtatttttttttaaatatatatttaattacttatttattattatattatatttatatatattttaattttttttttttttttttttatttgatat of the Plasmodium reichenowi strain SY57 chromosome 11, whole genome shotgun sequence genome contains:
- a CDS encoding RING zinc finger protein, putative — encoded protein: MANDLGEISNKQKGYMENNEKNIEKNNEINNEVTYKMINEIKNDIVRNNMVKEGNKNINKKHNESNVNIVGNKKYESHINMKNKSDEEKCKAFFKQELCLKNVLRNRFLKSKSNKCYENGNNNDMNNNDDNNDDNNNDDNNNDDNNDDNNDDNNNDDNNNDDAFYTCTNTSIDKEINNNNVKNKKLKECINNEEKIPSEVECAICMKLLIVPVTIPCGHNFCRDCIEKAKEYKNLCPLCRSNMGDKKNINLLLGELIKQKYPLTYSKRLEEIENLKLEQEKKVIKERINAINNSSIIPIFKAPLIFGPYFPGEVFDINIYNKRFIDLIYFISNEGTFAITSSKEKNDEQKLYGIHVKILEQKKSNQVFYLKCIANFRVLLYNITLFTDYGNFVGLHSPLFDENISINFLNSYIINNTTVHTDSTNITYGNYNNEQDVGLSNNTNIGGKEKIRDLKKLLYQIEVEEDINLISYYYEQYKNITNMGEFIDNNNNNNDDNNNNDDDNNNTNNSNNNNNNNNSNNNNNNITNIVKYHCCIILSKICLLCIKNQLNRFGSAGVMLFNTKFRNIKLTSSEPSKEELEKFSYSLSCAIISRSVLKWKWFKITDTYERLESITQYFLKKKNKSILALDNSRSPLIHRFFMLDSISSSLIILVFFLIIICIKYFIY